One Lemur catta isolate mLemCat1 chromosome 15, mLemCat1.pri, whole genome shotgun sequence genomic window carries:
- the SLC46A1 gene encoding proton-coupled folate transporter: MEEDATPPGKPRARPAVAVLCRGPVEPLVFLGNFALVLQGPLTTQYLWHRFSADLGYNGTRDRESCSNHSVNPTMQEVETLTSHWTLYMNVGGFLVGLFTSTLLGAWSDRVGRRPLLVLASLGLLVQALVSTFVVQLELHVGYFVLGRILCALLGDFNGLLAASFASVADVSSSHSRTFRMALLEACIGVAGTLASLLGGHWLRAQGYANPFWLALALLIVMTLYAAFCFGETVKEPKSTRLFTLRHHRAIVQLYVAPAPEKSRKHLALYSLAIFVVVTVHFGAQDILTIYEMSSPLCWDSKLIGYGSAAQHLPYLTSLLGLRLLQYCLADAWVAEIGLAFNILGMVVFAFATITPLMFTGYGLLFLSLVITPIIRAKLSKLVSKSELGALFSAVACVNSLGMLVASGIFNSLYPATLNFMKGFPFLLGAGLLFIPAILIGTLEKIDPHLEFQQFPESP, encoded by the exons ATGGAGGAGGACGCGACGCCCCCGGGCAagccccgcgcccgccccgcggTGGCCGTGCTGTGCCGCGGCCCAGTGGAGCCGCTCGTCTTCCTGGGTAACTTTGCCTTGGTCCTGCAGGGCCCCCTCACCACGCAGTACCTGTGGCACCGCTTCAGCGCCGACCTCGGCTACAACGGCACCCGCGACAGGGAGAGCTGCAGCAACCACAGCGTGAACCCCACCATGCAG GAAGTGGAGACCCTCACCTCCCACTGGACCCTCTACATGAACGTGGGCGGCTTCCTGGTGGGGCTCTTCACGTCCACCCTGCTGGGAGCCTGGAGCGACCGTGTGGGCCGCCGCCCGCTGCTGGTGCTGGCCTCGCTCGGCCTGCTGGTCCAGGCCCTGGTGTCCACCTTTGTGGTGCAGCTGGAGCTCCACGTTGGCTACTTCGTGCTGGGCCGCATCCTTTGTGCCCTCCTCGGTGACTTCAATGGCCTCCTGGCTGCTAGCTTTGCGTCCGTGGCAGACGTCAGCTCCAGCCACAGCCGCACTTTCCGAATGGCTCTGCTGGAAGCCTGCATCGGTGTGGCCGGGACGCTGGCCAGCCTCCTCGGGGGCCACTGGCTCCGGGCCCAGGGTTACGCCAACCCCTTCTGGCTGGCCTTGGCCTTGCTGATAGTCATGACTCTCTATGCAGCTTTCTGCTTTGGGGAGACTGTGAAGGAGCCAAAGTCCACCCGGCTCTTCACACTCCGTCACCACCGAGCCATTGTCCAGCTCTATGTGGCTCCAGCCCCAGAGAAGTCCAGGAAGCATTTAGCCTTGTACTCACTGGCCATCTTTGTGGTGGTCACTGTGCACTTTGGGGCCCAGGACATCCTGACCATCTATGAGATGAGTTCACCACTCTGCTGGGACTCCAAGCTAATCGGCTACGGTTCTGCAGCTCAGCACCTCCCCTACCTCACCAGCCTGCTGGGGCTGCGGCTGCTGCAGTACTGCCTGGCCGATGCCTGGGTGGCCGAGATCGGCCTGGCCTTCAACATCCTGGGGATGGTGGTCTTTGCGTTTGCTACCATCACACCCCTCATGTTCACAG GGTATGGGTTGCTCTTCCTGTCTTTAGTCATCACGCCCATCATCCGGGCCAAACTGTCCAAGCTGGTGAGCAAGTCAGAGCTGG GGGCTCTCTTTTCTGCGGTGGCCTGTGTGAATAGCTTGGGCATGCTGGTGGCCTCCGGCATCTTCAACTCACTCTACCCAGCTACTCTGAACTTCATGAAGGggttccccttcctcctgggaGCTGGCCTCCTCTTCATCCCAGCCATTCTTATTGG GACGCTAGAAAAGATTGACCCTCACCTAGAATTCCAGCAGTTTCCCGAGAGCCCCTGA